caaaaccaagTCCTGCATCACAGGGCTAATAAAAAGGACAAGGGTTCCTATTAAGTCTCgataaaaagcaaagctttggaCAATTTTCTGACTTCTTGGATCCTTGAGTGTTGCAACACTAATGCGATTACTGTTCTGTACTAACAAAATATGTTCTGATTCTCTTTTCCCCCTGACAGCATCATTTAGGGGCTTCctggaaaataggaaaagaagtgGGGCAGTGTTTTACAGGAATTGTTCCTTTGCTAAAGGGCAGTCAGAGGGCTGGAAAACTGCAAGTGCCccagaggagagaagaaatggaCTTCTTTCACTGCCAGGTCAAACACAATGCAGAAAGGAGCATCAGTACCCAGCCAGCAATTTACTGTAAAACATCCCCTAATTGAGAATCTACTACGAGAAGTCCCAACAAGGAGACATTTTAGTGGAGGGTGCAATTTGACTCTTGAGGAGATGCATTTGGCAGCTTTGAGTTTGCACCTGCCCAGTCCTTCTGCAGCAAAGAGGTGGCTGAGGGAGAGAAGATGCTGATTTTAACAATTCCTACCAGTGCCAGTGATGgaatcttttatatttttatccttttcttcctttcttcttttcttcccctccctctttctggatttcttttttgttttgttttgatctcTTCCCTCAGGGAGGATCAGTTTTGAATATTCAGTAGTTTCCAGAGCGCTATAAAAATTGATGGCATTAAAGAGGTATTAAGGGATGTGCTGCCCATCCGCTCCTGAGTCTGCTGTgtcacagcagaaaaggaaaagaaaaagatgtccTGCAGAACACAGATCTGATCTTGGGTGCTCGAGAGATTTGCTAAGTTTTACACAGTGCTTAATAGATGGGTATCATAGGCAAGAACCCTGGGGGTGTAAGGGATAATGTATACACAAGCACCTCATATTTTGTTGACATAAACCTGGAGTTGGTGTTTGGGTAACATTCCTGACAGAAGCAAAATGGAGCATTCAAATTCCTTACCTTGGCAAAACAAGTATTGACTTCTGAGGATACTTATTCCCCGAGAAGGGCTGTGTGGGGAAGGTCAGGGCTGGCCATTTGTTCCTTGCAGCAATGCTGTTTCACTTGCTGAAGAGGCTCCCAAgacacggggggggggggggggggggggatttctgctgctggagccccCAGGTGAGCTCATGGCCATTCTCCATTCAACCTTCAGCAGGTCAGGACCTCCAACTTTCCAACAGTCGATAGCTCACCTCTGTGACAGTCTCCTTCCCACATCACCTCCAGCTTTTCTCCTGCACTGAGAGTGTGATGAGGCACAAGCACAGCTGCCCGGAGAAGCTGTCTGTGTCtcttccctggagatattcaagcCTAGGTTGGATTcaacctgagctggtgggaggcagccctgcccatggcaggggtcTGGGTTTGGGTGTGTTGTATGGTTCCTTCCAGCCCAGGCCATCCTATagttctgtgatgctatgattatatgattctcACTGGTGGAACATGGCACTGCAATGGGCCCTGGGATGAACCTGTCCCTCGAGAGGGACAGCAGCCAACTGGAAGCGTATCTGCCAGCAGTGCCATTGATCATCAGCTGCCGGTAGCCTGAAGCAGCTCTCTAGGACAGCTAAAATTGCATCTGGTTTTGTAACAAAGACTCCTCCGCAATCCCTATCACTTTGCCCTCCGAATACACCGCTTTGCCTCGCGGTGGAGAACTAAGTGGCGCTGAAGGATAATCCGATTTGCCACCTCAGCCTCCAGGCAgtagggaagggagaagaagaagTAGGGTTGCAGCCCAGAGGGCTGGAACTGGGGCTGCTGACTACTCAGGAGGATCAGCCTCTGTACCAGGCGGAGTAACGCGGGGAGAATCCGGCCCTCCGGATTTAACGAGTTCCCTCTCCGTTAATTGAGGCCTTCAGGCAGTGCTGTAATGTACCTAATGGCACTAATTATTAATGAATCAGCCCTGATGAATAGGAGGAAGTGTGAAGGGTTTCTGTCTGTTAGTCTGTCGGTGCTCCTCAGAGCCGACTGAAAGGGAGCTGCACACATTGAACCATAGCCCTGGAAAGAATGATGTCCCTACTTTCCGTTTCTCtcctttaaagagaaaaaaacccacagccagCCAACTCAAGAGCCGACCACCTCCACCACCTCAGCCCTAGCGGGGGCAAGCCGGGCGGGTGCCGCCGGGTGCCGGGTACTGCCGAGTCCCGTCTGCgctggagggaggaagggatggaaggagagaggaagacaGGAGGGAGGCGGCAGCCCCGCGGCCCCCGGGGACTGCGGGCTGCGGTTGCTCATTCGGAGCCGGGGAATGAGGGCAGCAGAGCCGCAGCGGCCGCAGCACCCCCCAACTGCACCccctccccctcacccccccttTCCGCCGCCGGCATCCAGTCTGcgtttttttcagctgtttctaaTATTTTAAGTAAGGGACAATTTTCCTGTGGTTCTTTCAACCTTTAAAACCTCTTCTGTTGCGTTTTTCCCGTCCCCATCCCGCGTCTGCCCAGACATTAGGGGTGTTCTCAGGCTCCGGCTCAGGCTGCGGCAACGCGGTGCGAGAATCCCCCGCCTCCCCTCGCAGCCCTATGGGTGCGGAACATCGAGGCCGGGAGCTTCCGAGCCCCGCCAGCCCCTCcagtctcttcttttttcccctattcaGCACCGTTTTCTCTCTCACCTCGACGGAGGGCTAATTGGGGGATTTGCTAATTACGAATAAATTATCCGTTCGTAATTCAGCCTCACGCGCACACAGCTAACGAGGTGTGAATCTCCCCCTTTTTTGCTATGTCTCCCGTTTCTTCCGAGGGCAGAAGAAATAGCAGCGGAGCgttctgccctgcagccccctcccaccctccccaccccccctgAGGGGACGGGCAACGGGAAGGGGTCCAGGAACCCCCCAGggcctcccctccctctccccgTCTTCCTCCTCGCTTTCCTCGTCTGCCATTTGGTACTGCGGGAAATCTCAGCCGCGGCGCCTGACCTCATGCATACGGCAAAgctcagagagagagagagagagaaaaaaaaaatcaattgagggaaaagaaggagcGAAAAGAACCCGAACCACTCCGGCAGCGCTCTGCTCCCCGGggttctcctttcctttttgtggCGGTGGCGATGGAAAGCAGAGGGAGGGCGGTGAGAACGAACCGCGAGCAGAGCGGTCTCTGCCAACGAGATTCTGCACGCAGGATGgattttaacattaaaaaccCAACATTGTTCGCAGAGCTGAAGGCGCCCGGCGCCGCCTCTGTGCGCATTCGTTGCCGGGATTCAGTCCGTGCGGGAGATGCGGAGCGGCTGCGTGATGGATGGAGCGCTCCGATGGCTGTTTGCTTACACATTGCATTGcgggaaggaggaggaagcgGGAGGGAGAGAAGCGGAGCCCCCGCGCCCCGCTCTTGGCCGAGGGGAGAGTGGGGAGGGGGCAATAGCAGAACCAACCCCTCCCCATCACAACCCTCCGCCGCCAAAGGACGAGTTTCTCTTTGATGCGCACTCCTTATAAAGGCTCCGGGCGCCTATAAATAGCcgagagctgagctgctgctgctgctgcgaAATCAATACCCGCCCCCCCCTCCCGCCCTCCACCCCTCAACCTTATTACCGATAGAAGTGCTCCGGTGCTGCCGCTTTCTCCTTATGGAGCACGGGGGGCTCTGCGGGATGCGGGGCTGCGCGGAGTTCCCCGCTGCGGTGTACGGGGGAGGATTTATAGagtatttaagaaagaaatggggggaagaagaaaattaaagataaaataatacaaataaggAAGGCTCGGGGTGAGCTGTTCTGCTCAGCCCTGTCCTCGCGTGAACCAGAACTGCCGCTGTTCATCGAGAGATGGGGTCTGGTTCAGCCCTCCATGAACCAAAGCCTTCCGGGGTACCCCGGGCATGTTACATAAAAAGGACGACACCCCCGTTTCAAacaatagtttttattttatatttctgtctATAGTTTGtagcaaatcttttttttttttaatttttttttagttatatatatttttttgctgaatTGACTTTATAATaaactttttaaattattattacatttgtttttttcttctcttttatttaaaaccGAGGCTCCGTTGATTTATTTACGTACTTATTGATTTCCAAAATcattttactgttgttttttacttatttttcttttcctttaggtTCCCGTTtgagccccctccccccccgtTAGTGACCCCTGCTGCCGGCTACTCAGGGGGTTGCTGGACGTGTGACACCTAAAACAAAGAGGGGGACGAAATTAAAGGCGGTGAATGTGGACCGATGTCTCCGTACGGCGACAACGGAAGGGAACCGCGCTCTGCCTTCAATTCTCCTTTTACTCCTGGGGGCGCGGAGACGCATCTCcatcctttccccttccttctttccttccctctttccctcctcccttcctcccttccttctcttccttcttttctcctttaactCGCCGTTTCGCCTTGAGAAAACTCTGTTTTGAATTTATTAGcactattttcattattattccctttttaattgttgtcgttgtttttttttcttatctattATCGTTTCGTTTTAGTTTTCTGCAGTGGAATGACCGTAAAACAAGCGACCGTGGAGGACAGATGAAGCTGTGAGTTATTCACCAGATGCTGCGTGCGTGGACATCCCCCTCGGCCCCACCGCTGGGTCGGGTGGAGGCCCGGAGCCGTTCCTGAGATTTCTAGTGCACGCCGGGGGCTCGAGCTCCTCGATCTCTCTAGATATTGTTTTCTCCTCTATTTGATCTGAAGCGATAGTAAAGCTGAGGTCCGGTTCGGGCTGCACGCCGCTGCCTGTTTGGTAACGTTTGGCAAATAAAACAcgaaaagaaaaagggagggaaagggaaaagaaagaaaagaaaaggggaacGATTCCACAGTCCTACACGGGTCTTCCGCCACCATCAGCCACCGCCACCGTCACCAACCACAGCCGAGCACAACGTCCCCAAAGCCGCGGACGGACGCTCCTCTCCGGGTGCAGCGTGGGCCCAGCTAGAAGGGCAGCCCCCAGGTGGCCAGAGCGGcccccagtgctcccagcagcacggGCAGCGCCGGAGGCAGCAGGGACGGGGCTGCTCCGCTGCCGCCTCCGCACAGTTCGAACAAGCTGCCCTGGAAATCGAGGTTTTTGGATTCCCGTCTCAGTTTCTCCCACAGGTCTGTCGCTCCTTCCTGGCAATCCGTGAGCGCTGTGAGGGTGCAGGCGTGGAAATCGTCCCAGTACCTGCAGAGGGGGANNNNNNNNNNNNNNNNNNNNNNNNNNNNNNNNNNNNNNNNNNNNNNNNNNNNNNNNNNNNNNNNNNNNNNNNNNNNNNNNNNNNNNNNNNNNNNNNNNNNNNNNNNNNNNNNNNNNNNNNNNNNNNNNNNNNNNNNNNNNNNNNNNNNNNNNNNNNNNNNNNNNNNNNNNNNNNNNNNNNNNNNNNNNNNNNNNNNNNNNNNNNNNNNNNNNNNNNNNNNNNNNNNNNNNNNNNNNNNNNNNNNNNNNNNNNNNNNNNNNNNNNNNNNNNNNNNNNNNNNNNNNNNNNNNNNNNNNNNNNNNNNNNNNNNNNNNNNNNNNNNNNNNNNNNNNNNNNNNNNNNNNNNNNNNNNNNNNNNNNNNNNNNNNNNNNNNNNNNNNNNNNNNNNNNNNNNNNNNNNNNNNNNNNNNNNNNNNNNNNNNNNNNNNNNNNNNNNNNNNNNNNNNNNNNNNNNNNNNNNNNNNNNNNNNNNNNNNNNNNNNNNNNNNNNNNNNNNNNNNNNNNNNNNNNNNNNNNNNNNNNNNNNNNNNNNNNNNNNNNNNNNNNNNNNNNNNNNNNNNNNNNNNNNNNNNNNNNNNNNNNNNNNNNNNNNNNNNNNNNNNNNNNNNNNNNNNNNNNNNNNNNNNNNNNNNNNNNNNNNNNNNNNNNNNNNNNNNNNNNNNNNNNNNNNNNNNNNNNNNNNNNNNNNNNNNNNNNNNNNNNNNNNNNNNNNNNNNNNNNNNNNNNNNNNNNNNNNNNNNNNNNNNNNNNNNNNN
The window above is part of the Coturnix japonica isolate 7356 chromosome 2, Coturnix japonica 2.1, whole genome shotgun sequence genome. Proteins encoded here:
- the NRN1 gene encoding neuritin — encoded protein: MGLKLNGRYISLILAVQIAHLVQAVRAAGRCDAVFRGFSDCLLRLGDNMANYPQDLDDKRNLQTICAYWDDFHACTLTALTDCQEGATDLWEKLRRESKNLDFQGSLFELCGGGSGAAPSLLPPALPVLLGALGAALATWGLPF